A genome region from Populus alba chromosome 3, ASM523922v2, whole genome shotgun sequence includes the following:
- the LOC118035417 gene encoding regulator of nonsense transcripts UPF3 isoform X4, with amino-acid sequence MKVGQSDKTKVVVRHLPPGVSQPMFVEQIDLAFSGRYNWLSFRPGKSSQKHQSFSRAYIDFKRPEDVIDFAEFFNGHLFVNEKGTQFKAIVEYAPSQHVPKQWSKKDGREGTILKDPEYLEFLEFIAKPVENLPSAEIQLERREAERSGVAKDAPIVTPLMDFIRQKRAAKSGPRRILSNGKPSRRAGGSGSRSSSSSKRGSEKKRASTTMYVLRDTAKGTSGKEKSIYAQVPKLDDRQLSKAVTLGSGSGTEVSEEETVSGITDTGKKKILLLKGKEKEISLSISPSDRNIISSTTLKSQRHESSGRAIKSILLHKDSRRIQSSGVQSEPQMQTSNLEKDKRPPRPPHALVLKDANGTPDDKVVGNDLHGFPNEKQERRTRNKDRPDRVVWTLRRSEGSYASDESLSSSASLSTQSGLDSSQVNHGDVKADTLNLRSGEVKALGSGRSNHSSLDNGSHKHSGRRGPPHPVRDADGSTVEGKTLKRGGASGYGSHEKQVWVQKSSSGS; translated from the exons ATGAAGGTTGGTCAGTCTGACAAGACCAAAGTGGTGGTACGCCACTTGCCACCGGGGGTTTCTCAGCCGATGTTCGTCGAGCAAATCGACCTTGCTTTCTCTGGCCGCTACAACTGGCTCTCCTTTCGTCCTGGCAAGAGCAG CCAGAAGCATCAATCCTTTTCTAGAGCCTATATTGACTTTAAAAGGCCTGAAGATGTTATTGACTTTGCCGAGTTCTTTAACGGCCACCTATTTGTTAACGAGAAAG GCACTCAATTTAAAGCTATTGTTGAGTATGCTCCTTCACAGCATGTCCCAAAGCAGTGGTCTAAGAAAGATGGTCGTGAAGGCACCATATTGAAAg ATCCTGAGTATTTGGAGTTCCTTGAATTTATTGCAAAGCCTGTCGAGAATCTTCCAAGTGCTGAAATACAATTGGAGAGAAGAGAAGCTGAAAGATCTG GTGTTGCAAAAGATGCTCCCATTGTTACCCCTTTAATGGACTTTATTCGACAGAAAAGAGCTGCTAAGAGTGGACCTCGG AGGATTTTGTCCAATGGGAAACCGAGCAGAAGGGCTGGTGGCAGTGGAAGTCGGAGCTCTTCCTCATCAAAACGAGGTTCTGAGAAGAAGAGAGCTTCAACAACAATG TATGTTTTAAGGGACACTGCGAAAGGCACAAGTGGAAAAGAGAAATCAATTTATGCGCAGGTTCCCAAGCTAGATGATCGGCAACTATCTAAAGCTGTAACTTTAGGTTCTGGATCTGGGACTGAAGTATCAGAAGAGGAAACTG TTTCTGGAATTACTGATACCGGGAAGAAGAAAATCCTGCTTCTGAAAGGGAAAGAGAAGGAAATTTCACTG AGCATATCACCATCTGATAGAAATATCATTAGTTCGACCACTTTAAAGAGCCAGCGTCATGAATCCTCTGGAAGGGCAATCAAAAGCATACTCTTACACAAGGATTCGCGTCGAATTCAATCCTCTGGAGTCCAGTCTGAGCCACAGATGCAAACCTCAAATCTAGAAAAGGACAAACGTCCTCCTCGGCCCCCacatgcattggttttgaaggatGCAAATGGAACACCAGATGACAAGGTTGTTGGGAATGATTTGCATGGTTTTCCAAATGAGAAGCAGGAAAGGCGAACCAGAAATAAAGATAGACCTGATCGTGTAGTGTGGACTCTCCGCAGATCAGAGGGATCCTATGCAAGTGATGAATCCTTGTCATCATCTGCATCTCTATCTACACAGTCAGGGTTGGATTCTTCACAAG tAAACCATGGAGATGTTAAAGCGGACACCTTAAATTTAAGGAGCGGAGAAGTAAAAGCACTTGGAAGCGGGCGTAGTAATCATTCTTCTTTAGATAAtg GATCACATAAACATTCTGG
- the LOC118035412 gene encoding cytosolic sulfotransferase 15, with translation MECVEIIVEEEQGDESQEFLQHLPTEIGMGGNLLYLYQGFWCPQVSIKGMMLFQQHFKAQETDLILASIPKSGTTWLKALTYTIVNRSRHSLEKSPLLTNGPHGVVPFLEFDVSSRNQFQEQDKLPGPRIFGTHSPYTALPCSVKDSATKVVYVCRNPLDMFISYWKFSVNIPKENEEHLSLGDAFDKFCQGLHGYGPFWDHLLGYWKASLERPDKVLFLKYEDIKKNNVLYIKKLANFLGLPFSVEEEEQGLIEETSRLCSFESMKNHEATRTGTGPLGIPASAFLRKGKVGDSLNYLTPSMVSRVENLIQEKLQDSGLSFCLSSAFQNNS, from the coding sequence ATGGAGTGTGTGGAAATAATTGTAGAGGAAGAGCAGGGAGATGAATCCCAGGAGTTTCTTCAACACCTCCCAACAGAAATAGGCATGGGAGGTAATCTTCTCTATCTATACCAAGGATTCTGGTGTCCGCAGGTATCAATCAAGGGCATGATGCTGTTTCAACAACACTTCAAGGCACAAGAAACTGACCTCATACTTGCCAGCATTCCAAAATCAGGTACCACTTGGTTAAAGGCCTTGACTTATACTATAGTTAATCGCTCCCGTCACTCACTTGAAAAGAGCCCTTTGCTCACCAATGGCCCTCATGGGGTCGTGCCCTTTCTTGAGTTTGATGTCAGCTCCAGAAACCAGTTTCAGGAACAAGACAAGCTTCCCGGGCCTAGGATCTTCGGAACCCACTCACCTTACACGGCACTCCCGTGTTCGGTCAAAGATTCTGCTACTAAGGTTGTGTATGTGTGTCGGAATCCTCTGGACATGTTCATTTCCTATTGGAAATTCAGTGTCAATATCCCAAAGGAGAATGAGGAACACCTTTCACTTGGAGATGCCTTTGACAAGTTCTGTCAGGGACTTCATGGCTACGGTCCATTTTGGGATCATTTATTAGGGTATTGGAAGGCAAGCTTGGAGAGACCTGATAAGGTCTTGTTTCTGAAATACGAGGACATTAAAAAGAACAATGTCCTCTACATCAAGAAGCTAGCTAACTTTCTGGGGCTTCCTTTCTCTGTGGAGGAAGAGGAGCAAGGTTTGATAGAGGAAACATCGAGGCTATGCAGCTTTGAAAGCATGAAGAACCATGAAGCAACCAGGACAGGCACAGGCCCTCTCGGGATCCCAGCTAGTGCCTTCCTCAGGAAAGGAAAGGTGGGAGATTCACTGAATTATCTAACACCCTCAATGGTGAGCCGTGTGGAGAATCTGATTCAAGAGAAGCTCCAAGATTCTGGTCTCAGCTTCTGTCTGTCCAGCGCATTCCAAAATAATTCTTGa
- the LOC118035416 gene encoding KH domain-containing protein At1g09660/At1g09670 isoform X2, giving the protein MGERIPSGSYFQYPPSGVHHATPQRSSSLPSDLERYLAELLAEKHKLGPFVQVLPICCRLLYQEIRRASAYNQGFVDHERYEHESPFRSLGQHPNGRPMDLEGWSAMPKEENGHLQRMASLPAASMGWPGVPGISSTPVVKRVIRLDVPVDKYPNYNFVGRILGPRGNSLKRVEALTECRVYIRGKGSVKDSLKEEKLKDKPGYEHLNEPLHVLVEAEFPEDIMNARLDHAITILESLLKPVDESFDNYKKQQLRELALLNGTLREESPSMSPSMSPSMSPFNTAGMKRAKTGG; this is encoded by the exons ATGGGAGAGAGAATTCCATCCGGGAGTTACTTTCAGTACCCTCCCTCTGGAGTCCACCATGCTACTCCTCAGAGGTCCAGTTCTCTTCCTTCAGATCTTGAAAG ATATTTGGCCGAGTTGTTAGCAGAGAAGCATAAGTTGGGGCCATTTGTGCAAGTTTTACCAATTTGTTGCAGACTTCTTTACCAAG AAATCAGACGGGCATCAGCTTACAATCAAGGTTTTGTAGATCATGAAAGATATGAACATGAGAGTCCATTTAGATCATTAGGTCAGCATCCAAATGGAAGGCCGATGGATTTGGAGGGATGGTCTGCTATGCCAAAAGAG GAGAATGGGCATCTTcaaagaatggcctcattaccAGCTGCTTCAATGGGTTGGCCTGGGGTCCCTGGAATTTCAAGTACGCCAGTTGTGAAGAGAGTAATTAGACTCGATGTTCCCGTTGACAAATATCCAAAT TATAATTTTGTTGGCCGAATCTTGGGACCACGAGGGAACTCCTTAAAAAGAGTTGAAGCCTTGACAGAATGTAGGGTGTATATAAGAGGCAAGGGCTCTGTAAAGGATTCTCTAAAG GAAGAAAAACTTAAAGATAAACCTGGATATGAGCACCTTAATGAACCACTGCATGTGTTGGTGGAGGCTGAATTTCCAGAGGATATAATGAATGCCCGCTTGGACCATGCAATAACAATATTAGAAAGCCTCCTAAAGCCTGTG GATGAATCCTTTGATAActataagaaacaacaattaAGGGAACTAGCTTTGCTAAATGGTACACTAAGGGAGGAAAGCCCTAGCATGAGCCCTAGCATGAGCCCAAGCATGTCACCCTTCAACACTGCAGGAATGAAACGAGCCAAGACAGGAGGATAA
- the LOC118035417 gene encoding regulator of nonsense transcripts UPF3 isoform X1: MKVGQSDKTKVVVRHLPPGVSQPMFVEQIDLAFSGRYNWLSFRPGKSSQKHQSFSRAYIDFKRPEDVIDFAEFFNGHLFVNEKGTQFKAIVEYAPSQHVPKQWSKKDGREGTILKDPEYLEFLEFIAKPVENLPSAEIQLERREAERSGVAKDAPIVTPLMDFIRQKRAAKSGPRRILSNGKPSRRAGGSGSRSSSSSKRGSEKKRASTTMYVLRDTAKGTSGKEKSIYAQVPKLDDRQLSKAVTLGSGSGTEVSEEETAVSGITDTGKKKILLLKGKEKEISLQQSISPSDRNIISSTTLKSQRHESSGRAIKSILLHKDSRRIQSSGVQSEPQMQTSNLEKDKRPPRPPHALVLKDANGTPDDKVVGNDLHGFPNEKQERRTRNKDRPDRVVWTLRRSEGSYASDESLSSSASLSTQSGLDSSQVNHGDVKADTLNLRSGEVKALGSGRSNHSSLDNGSHKHSGRRGPPHPVRDADGSTVEGKTLKRGGASGYGSHEKQVWVQKSSSGS, translated from the exons ATGAAGGTTGGTCAGTCTGACAAGACCAAAGTGGTGGTACGCCACTTGCCACCGGGGGTTTCTCAGCCGATGTTCGTCGAGCAAATCGACCTTGCTTTCTCTGGCCGCTACAACTGGCTCTCCTTTCGTCCTGGCAAGAGCAG CCAGAAGCATCAATCCTTTTCTAGAGCCTATATTGACTTTAAAAGGCCTGAAGATGTTATTGACTTTGCCGAGTTCTTTAACGGCCACCTATTTGTTAACGAGAAAG GCACTCAATTTAAAGCTATTGTTGAGTATGCTCCTTCACAGCATGTCCCAAAGCAGTGGTCTAAGAAAGATGGTCGTGAAGGCACCATATTGAAAg ATCCTGAGTATTTGGAGTTCCTTGAATTTATTGCAAAGCCTGTCGAGAATCTTCCAAGTGCTGAAATACAATTGGAGAGAAGAGAAGCTGAAAGATCTG GTGTTGCAAAAGATGCTCCCATTGTTACCCCTTTAATGGACTTTATTCGACAGAAAAGAGCTGCTAAGAGTGGACCTCGG AGGATTTTGTCCAATGGGAAACCGAGCAGAAGGGCTGGTGGCAGTGGAAGTCGGAGCTCTTCCTCATCAAAACGAGGTTCTGAGAAGAAGAGAGCTTCAACAACAATG TATGTTTTAAGGGACACTGCGAAAGGCACAAGTGGAAAAGAGAAATCAATTTATGCGCAGGTTCCCAAGCTAGATGATCGGCAACTATCTAAAGCTGTAACTTTAGGTTCTGGATCTGGGACTGAAGTATCAGAAGAGGAAACTG CAGTTTCTGGAATTACTGATACCGGGAAGAAGAAAATCCTGCTTCTGAAAGGGAAAGAGAAGGAAATTTCACTG CAACAGAGCATATCACCATCTGATAGAAATATCATTAGTTCGACCACTTTAAAGAGCCAGCGTCATGAATCCTCTGGAAGGGCAATCAAAAGCATACTCTTACACAAGGATTCGCGTCGAATTCAATCCTCTGGAGTCCAGTCTGAGCCACAGATGCAAACCTCAAATCTAGAAAAGGACAAACGTCCTCCTCGGCCCCCacatgcattggttttgaaggatGCAAATGGAACACCAGATGACAAGGTTGTTGGGAATGATTTGCATGGTTTTCCAAATGAGAAGCAGGAAAGGCGAACCAGAAATAAAGATAGACCTGATCGTGTAGTGTGGACTCTCCGCAGATCAGAGGGATCCTATGCAAGTGATGAATCCTTGTCATCATCTGCATCTCTATCTACACAGTCAGGGTTGGATTCTTCACAAG tAAACCATGGAGATGTTAAAGCGGACACCTTAAATTTAAGGAGCGGAGAAGTAAAAGCACTTGGAAGCGGGCGTAGTAATCATTCTTCTTTAGATAAtg GATCACATAAACATTCTGG
- the LOC118035417 gene encoding regulator of nonsense transcripts UPF3 isoform X5 — protein sequence MKVGQSDKTKVVVRHLPPGVSQPMFVEQIDLAFSGRYNWLSFRPGKSSQKHQSFSRAYIDFKRPEDVIDFAEFFNGHLFVNEKGTQFKAIVEYAPSQHVPKQWSKKDGREGTILKDPEYLEFLEFIAKPVENLPSAEIQLERREAERSGVAKDAPIVTPLMDFIRQKRAAKSGPRRILSNGKPSRRAGGSGSRSSSSSKRGSEKKRASTTMYVLRDTAKGTSGKEKSIYAQVPKLDDRQLSKAVTLGSGSGTEVSEEETAVSGITDTGKKKILLLKGKEKEISLQQSISPSDRNIISSTTLKSQRHESSGRAIKSILLHKDSRRIQSSGVQSEPQMQTSNLEKDKRPPRPPHALVLKDANGTPDDKVVGNDLHGFPNEKQERRTRNKDRPDRVVWTLRRSEGSYASDESLSSSASLSTQSGLDSSQVNHGDVKADTLNLRSGEVKALGSGRSNHSSLDNDA from the exons ATGAAGGTTGGTCAGTCTGACAAGACCAAAGTGGTGGTACGCCACTTGCCACCGGGGGTTTCTCAGCCGATGTTCGTCGAGCAAATCGACCTTGCTTTCTCTGGCCGCTACAACTGGCTCTCCTTTCGTCCTGGCAAGAGCAG CCAGAAGCATCAATCCTTTTCTAGAGCCTATATTGACTTTAAAAGGCCTGAAGATGTTATTGACTTTGCCGAGTTCTTTAACGGCCACCTATTTGTTAACGAGAAAG GCACTCAATTTAAAGCTATTGTTGAGTATGCTCCTTCACAGCATGTCCCAAAGCAGTGGTCTAAGAAAGATGGTCGTGAAGGCACCATATTGAAAg ATCCTGAGTATTTGGAGTTCCTTGAATTTATTGCAAAGCCTGTCGAGAATCTTCCAAGTGCTGAAATACAATTGGAGAGAAGAGAAGCTGAAAGATCTG GTGTTGCAAAAGATGCTCCCATTGTTACCCCTTTAATGGACTTTATTCGACAGAAAAGAGCTGCTAAGAGTGGACCTCGG AGGATTTTGTCCAATGGGAAACCGAGCAGAAGGGCTGGTGGCAGTGGAAGTCGGAGCTCTTCCTCATCAAAACGAGGTTCTGAGAAGAAGAGAGCTTCAACAACAATG TATGTTTTAAGGGACACTGCGAAAGGCACAAGTGGAAAAGAGAAATCAATTTATGCGCAGGTTCCCAAGCTAGATGATCGGCAACTATCTAAAGCTGTAACTTTAGGTTCTGGATCTGGGACTGAAGTATCAGAAGAGGAAACTG CAGTTTCTGGAATTACTGATACCGGGAAGAAGAAAATCCTGCTTCTGAAAGGGAAAGAGAAGGAAATTTCACTG CAACAGAGCATATCACCATCTGATAGAAATATCATTAGTTCGACCACTTTAAAGAGCCAGCGTCATGAATCCTCTGGAAGGGCAATCAAAAGCATACTCTTACACAAGGATTCGCGTCGAATTCAATCCTCTGGAGTCCAGTCTGAGCCACAGATGCAAACCTCAAATCTAGAAAAGGACAAACGTCCTCCTCGGCCCCCacatgcattggttttgaaggatGCAAATGGAACACCAGATGACAAGGTTGTTGGGAATGATTTGCATGGTTTTCCAAATGAGAAGCAGGAAAGGCGAACCAGAAATAAAGATAGACCTGATCGTGTAGTGTGGACTCTCCGCAGATCAGAGGGATCCTATGCAAGTGATGAATCCTTGTCATCATCTGCATCTCTATCTACACAGTCAGGGTTGGATTCTTCACAAG tAAACCATGGAGATGTTAAAGCGGACACCTTAAATTTAAGGAGCGGAGAAGTAAAAGCACTTGGAAGCGGGCGTAGTAATCATTCTTCTTTAGATAAtg ATGCTTGA
- the LOC118035417 gene encoding regulator of nonsense transcripts UPF3 isoform X2 — MKVGQSDKTKVVVRHLPPGVSQPMFVEQIDLAFSGRYNWLSFRPGKSSQKHQSFSRAYIDFKRPEDVIDFAEFFNGHLFVNEKGTQFKAIVEYAPSQHVPKQWSKKDGREGTILKDPEYLEFLEFIAKPVENLPSAEIQLERREAERSGVAKDAPIVTPLMDFIRQKRAAKSGPRRILSNGKPSRRAGGSGSRSSSSSKRGSEKKRASTTMYVLRDTAKGTSGKEKSIYAQVPKLDDRQLSKAVTLGSGSGTEVSEEETVSGITDTGKKKILLLKGKEKEISLQQSISPSDRNIISSTTLKSQRHESSGRAIKSILLHKDSRRIQSSGVQSEPQMQTSNLEKDKRPPRPPHALVLKDANGTPDDKVVGNDLHGFPNEKQERRTRNKDRPDRVVWTLRRSEGSYASDESLSSSASLSTQSGLDSSQVNHGDVKADTLNLRSGEVKALGSGRSNHSSLDNGSHKHSGRRGPPHPVRDADGSTVEGKTLKRGGASGYGSHEKQVWVQKSSSGS; from the exons ATGAAGGTTGGTCAGTCTGACAAGACCAAAGTGGTGGTACGCCACTTGCCACCGGGGGTTTCTCAGCCGATGTTCGTCGAGCAAATCGACCTTGCTTTCTCTGGCCGCTACAACTGGCTCTCCTTTCGTCCTGGCAAGAGCAG CCAGAAGCATCAATCCTTTTCTAGAGCCTATATTGACTTTAAAAGGCCTGAAGATGTTATTGACTTTGCCGAGTTCTTTAACGGCCACCTATTTGTTAACGAGAAAG GCACTCAATTTAAAGCTATTGTTGAGTATGCTCCTTCACAGCATGTCCCAAAGCAGTGGTCTAAGAAAGATGGTCGTGAAGGCACCATATTGAAAg ATCCTGAGTATTTGGAGTTCCTTGAATTTATTGCAAAGCCTGTCGAGAATCTTCCAAGTGCTGAAATACAATTGGAGAGAAGAGAAGCTGAAAGATCTG GTGTTGCAAAAGATGCTCCCATTGTTACCCCTTTAATGGACTTTATTCGACAGAAAAGAGCTGCTAAGAGTGGACCTCGG AGGATTTTGTCCAATGGGAAACCGAGCAGAAGGGCTGGTGGCAGTGGAAGTCGGAGCTCTTCCTCATCAAAACGAGGTTCTGAGAAGAAGAGAGCTTCAACAACAATG TATGTTTTAAGGGACACTGCGAAAGGCACAAGTGGAAAAGAGAAATCAATTTATGCGCAGGTTCCCAAGCTAGATGATCGGCAACTATCTAAAGCTGTAACTTTAGGTTCTGGATCTGGGACTGAAGTATCAGAAGAGGAAACTG TTTCTGGAATTACTGATACCGGGAAGAAGAAAATCCTGCTTCTGAAAGGGAAAGAGAAGGAAATTTCACTG CAACAGAGCATATCACCATCTGATAGAAATATCATTAGTTCGACCACTTTAAAGAGCCAGCGTCATGAATCCTCTGGAAGGGCAATCAAAAGCATACTCTTACACAAGGATTCGCGTCGAATTCAATCCTCTGGAGTCCAGTCTGAGCCACAGATGCAAACCTCAAATCTAGAAAAGGACAAACGTCCTCCTCGGCCCCCacatgcattggttttgaaggatGCAAATGGAACACCAGATGACAAGGTTGTTGGGAATGATTTGCATGGTTTTCCAAATGAGAAGCAGGAAAGGCGAACCAGAAATAAAGATAGACCTGATCGTGTAGTGTGGACTCTCCGCAGATCAGAGGGATCCTATGCAAGTGATGAATCCTTGTCATCATCTGCATCTCTATCTACACAGTCAGGGTTGGATTCTTCACAAG tAAACCATGGAGATGTTAAAGCGGACACCTTAAATTTAAGGAGCGGAGAAGTAAAAGCACTTGGAAGCGGGCGTAGTAATCATTCTTCTTTAGATAAtg GATCACATAAACATTCTGG
- the LOC118035416 gene encoding KH domain-containing protein At1g09660/At1g09670 isoform X1 — protein MGERIPSGSYFQYPPSGVHHATPQRSSSLPSDLESILSRYLAELLAEKHKLGPFVQVLPICCRLLYQEIRRASAYNQGFVDHERYEHESPFRSLGQHPNGRPMDLEGWSAMPKEENGHLQRMASLPAASMGWPGVPGISSTPVVKRVIRLDVPVDKYPNYNFVGRILGPRGNSLKRVEALTECRVYIRGKGSVKDSLKEEKLKDKPGYEHLNEPLHVLVEAEFPEDIMNARLDHAITILESLLKPVDESFDNYKKQQLRELALLNGTLREESPSMSPSMSPSMSPFNTAGMKRAKTGG, from the exons ATGGGAGAGAGAATTCCATCCGGGAGTTACTTTCAGTACCCTCCCTCTGGAGTCCACCATGCTACTCCTCAGAGGTCCAGTTCTCTTCCTTCAGATCTTGAAAG TATATTGAGCAGATATTTGGCCGAGTTGTTAGCAGAGAAGCATAAGTTGGGGCCATTTGTGCAAGTTTTACCAATTTGTTGCAGACTTCTTTACCAAG AAATCAGACGGGCATCAGCTTACAATCAAGGTTTTGTAGATCATGAAAGATATGAACATGAGAGTCCATTTAGATCATTAGGTCAGCATCCAAATGGAAGGCCGATGGATTTGGAGGGATGGTCTGCTATGCCAAAAGAG GAGAATGGGCATCTTcaaagaatggcctcattaccAGCTGCTTCAATGGGTTGGCCTGGGGTCCCTGGAATTTCAAGTACGCCAGTTGTGAAGAGAGTAATTAGACTCGATGTTCCCGTTGACAAATATCCAAAT TATAATTTTGTTGGCCGAATCTTGGGACCACGAGGGAACTCCTTAAAAAGAGTTGAAGCCTTGACAGAATGTAGGGTGTATATAAGAGGCAAGGGCTCTGTAAAGGATTCTCTAAAG GAAGAAAAACTTAAAGATAAACCTGGATATGAGCACCTTAATGAACCACTGCATGTGTTGGTGGAGGCTGAATTTCCAGAGGATATAATGAATGCCCGCTTGGACCATGCAATAACAATATTAGAAAGCCTCCTAAAGCCTGTG GATGAATCCTTTGATAActataagaaacaacaattaAGGGAACTAGCTTTGCTAAATGGTACACTAAGGGAGGAAAGCCCTAGCATGAGCCCTAGCATGAGCCCAAGCATGTCACCCTTCAACACTGCAGGAATGAAACGAGCCAAGACAGGAGGATAA
- the LOC118035417 gene encoding regulator of nonsense transcripts UPF3 isoform X3, whose protein sequence is MKVGQSDKTKVVVRHLPPGVSQPMFVEQIDLAFSGRYNWLSFRPGKSSQKHQSFSRAYIDFKRPEDVIDFAEFFNGHLFVNEKGTQFKAIVEYAPSQHVPKQWSKKDGREGTILKDPEYLEFLEFIAKPVENLPSAEIQLERREAERSGVAKDAPIVTPLMDFIRQKRAAKSGPRRILSNGKPSRRAGGSGSRSSSSSKRGSEKKRASTTMYVLRDTAKGTSGKEKSIYAQVPKLDDRQLSKAVTLGSGSGTEVSEEETAVSGITDTGKKKILLLKGKEKEISLSISPSDRNIISSTTLKSQRHESSGRAIKSILLHKDSRRIQSSGVQSEPQMQTSNLEKDKRPPRPPHALVLKDANGTPDDKVVGNDLHGFPNEKQERRTRNKDRPDRVVWTLRRSEGSYASDESLSSSASLSTQSGLDSSQVNHGDVKADTLNLRSGEVKALGSGRSNHSSLDNGSHKHSGRRGPPHPVRDADGSTVEGKTLKRGGASGYGSHEKQVWVQKSSSGS, encoded by the exons ATGAAGGTTGGTCAGTCTGACAAGACCAAAGTGGTGGTACGCCACTTGCCACCGGGGGTTTCTCAGCCGATGTTCGTCGAGCAAATCGACCTTGCTTTCTCTGGCCGCTACAACTGGCTCTCCTTTCGTCCTGGCAAGAGCAG CCAGAAGCATCAATCCTTTTCTAGAGCCTATATTGACTTTAAAAGGCCTGAAGATGTTATTGACTTTGCCGAGTTCTTTAACGGCCACCTATTTGTTAACGAGAAAG GCACTCAATTTAAAGCTATTGTTGAGTATGCTCCTTCACAGCATGTCCCAAAGCAGTGGTCTAAGAAAGATGGTCGTGAAGGCACCATATTGAAAg ATCCTGAGTATTTGGAGTTCCTTGAATTTATTGCAAAGCCTGTCGAGAATCTTCCAAGTGCTGAAATACAATTGGAGAGAAGAGAAGCTGAAAGATCTG GTGTTGCAAAAGATGCTCCCATTGTTACCCCTTTAATGGACTTTATTCGACAGAAAAGAGCTGCTAAGAGTGGACCTCGG AGGATTTTGTCCAATGGGAAACCGAGCAGAAGGGCTGGTGGCAGTGGAAGTCGGAGCTCTTCCTCATCAAAACGAGGTTCTGAGAAGAAGAGAGCTTCAACAACAATG TATGTTTTAAGGGACACTGCGAAAGGCACAAGTGGAAAAGAGAAATCAATTTATGCGCAGGTTCCCAAGCTAGATGATCGGCAACTATCTAAAGCTGTAACTTTAGGTTCTGGATCTGGGACTGAAGTATCAGAAGAGGAAACTG CAGTTTCTGGAATTACTGATACCGGGAAGAAGAAAATCCTGCTTCTGAAAGGGAAAGAGAAGGAAATTTCACTG AGCATATCACCATCTGATAGAAATATCATTAGTTCGACCACTTTAAAGAGCCAGCGTCATGAATCCTCTGGAAGGGCAATCAAAAGCATACTCTTACACAAGGATTCGCGTCGAATTCAATCCTCTGGAGTCCAGTCTGAGCCACAGATGCAAACCTCAAATCTAGAAAAGGACAAACGTCCTCCTCGGCCCCCacatgcattggttttgaaggatGCAAATGGAACACCAGATGACAAGGTTGTTGGGAATGATTTGCATGGTTTTCCAAATGAGAAGCAGGAAAGGCGAACCAGAAATAAAGATAGACCTGATCGTGTAGTGTGGACTCTCCGCAGATCAGAGGGATCCTATGCAAGTGATGAATCCTTGTCATCATCTGCATCTCTATCTACACAGTCAGGGTTGGATTCTTCACAAG tAAACCATGGAGATGTTAAAGCGGACACCTTAAATTTAAGGAGCGGAGAAGTAAAAGCACTTGGAAGCGGGCGTAGTAATCATTCTTCTTTAGATAAtg GATCACATAAACATTCTGG